One part of the Flavobacteriales bacterium genome encodes these proteins:
- a CDS encoding glycosyltransferase family 4 protein translates to MTTVCFCVTNDVLTDQRVKRHATALVERDMRVTIVGRMKKQSQKLSADLFSVRRFRLPFERGPLFYATYNIRLFFFLLRSDFDLVIANDADTLLACYYASKWKKFRWVYDSHEFFTGVPELHAKPMVRRVWCAIERKAIPKVHARVTVNGSIADLLKRTYGYDFSVVRNVSNTRIPSKPRSRAELGLPENVPIVILQGAWMNVDRGAEEAVEAFRFIPDALLLVIGGGDVFPLLKEKVRNDPSLQKNVRILDMMPANDLVHYTCHASLGLSLDKDTNLNYRYSLPNKLFDYIQCGVPVLATPMVEVKNIVETYQIGELAYDLEPERLAGQIRAMIFDRKQQIKWKQGLVKASAELRWDHEKNTWKEVIAHALKGD, encoded by the coding sequence ATGACCACAGTTTGTTTTTGTGTGACCAACGATGTGCTGACCGACCAGCGTGTGAAGAGGCATGCAACTGCTCTGGTGGAAAGGGATATGCGGGTAACCATCGTCGGTCGCATGAAGAAACAGAGTCAAAAACTGTCAGCGGATTTGTTTAGCGTTCGGCGTTTTCGTTTGCCTTTCGAACGGGGTCCGTTGTTTTATGCAACATATAATATCAGGTTGTTCTTTTTTCTGCTGCGATCTGATTTTGACCTTGTCATTGCCAATGATGCGGATACCTTGCTTGCATGCTACTATGCATCCAAATGGAAAAAGTTCCGGTGGGTATATGATAGCCATGAATTCTTCACAGGTGTACCTGAACTTCACGCAAAGCCTATGGTAAGACGTGTTTGGTGTGCAATAGAGAGAAAGGCAATACCCAAAGTCCATGCGCGGGTCACGGTGAACGGATCAATCGCAGACTTATTGAAGCGCACGTATGGTTACGATTTTTCGGTTGTAAGGAACGTTTCCAATACCCGGATACCTTCGAAGCCACGTAGCAGGGCAGAACTTGGGCTTCCGGAAAATGTGCCCATTGTTATATTGCAGGGGGCATGGATGAATGTGGATCGGGGGGCGGAAGAGGCGGTGGAGGCATTCAGATTTATTCCGGATGCCCTTCTGCTAGTGATTGGCGGTGGAGATGTGTTTCCCCTGTTAAAAGAGAAAGTCAGGAATGATCCGTCCTTGCAGAAAAATGTGCGCATACTGGACATGATGCCGGCTAACGATTTGGTGCATTACACTTGTCATGCTTCCCTGGGGCTCAGCCTGGACAAGGATACCAATCTTAACTACAGGTACAGCTTGCCCAATAAACTCTTCGACTATATTCAATGTGGTGTACCCGTGTTGGCTACTCCTATGGTGGAAGTGAAGAACATTGTTGAGACTTATCAAATCGGAGAATTAGCATATGACCTGGAACCGGAGAGGTTAGCCGGTCAGATCCGTGCTATGATCTTTGACCGTAAACAGCAGATCAAATGGAAGCAGGGCTTAGTTAAAGCGTCAGCGGAACTGAGATGGGATCACGAAAAAAATACATGGAAAGAAGTGATCGCCCATGCCCTCAAGGGTGATTAA